CCGTCTTCTCGCGAACACTTTAGTTTCAATCGGCGAAAAGTCAGGCATCAAGACGAAAGCATTGTTAACGGACATGTCACAGCCGTTAGGGAAAACTATCGGGAATTGGCTCGAGGTCAAGGAATCTATCGAGTGCCTGAAAGGGAATGGTCCCGATGATCTTGAAGAACTAACGCTCACTCTCGGGGCGCATATGCTGATTCTCGGCGGTCTGTCCGACTCACTTGATGAAGCTCATTCGACTCTCGAGTCGCTGATTCAAAACGGCGCCGGATTAAACAAGTTCATCGAGCTGGTTGAAGCCCAGGGAGGAGATACATCGGTGATCACCGAACCGGAAAAATATCCCCCCGCGGAGTATTCCGGGAAGGTTACTGCGGAAAGTTCCGGCTATGTTGATTCTATCGACTCATACGCTCTCGGCATCGCATCAGTCTCTCTTGGAGCCGGCAGAATTCGAATCGAAGACGATTTAGACCATAAAGCCGGAATCATACTAAACGTCAAGATCGGAGACAGCGTGAAGCAGGGTGACGTTCTCGCAGAAGTTTTTTCCGGCTCGAATGAAAAATTGAGTTCCCAGCTTAGCCGTATCAAAGAATCTATAAGCGTTAGCGAAGCCGAGCCTCTTATACCCGAGCTTATAATAGAGGTGATCTGAATATCCGGGGTGCTGCCGAACTAAAAATCTACCTTACCTTTCTGATTTGATATAATACCGGTATGAATAGGACAGAGTCCTTGCGGGACGTACTTTTTGTTATATATTTCGGTAGTGATGGGACAATATTGTGTCGGATTTTTCTTCGTCACACTGCATATTTCGAGTTCAACTATCTTTTCCGGCCTCTCAAACGGAACGTCGGGCCATTTCAAGGTGTCATAAACAGCTTTCATGAAATTTGCCCAGATCGGCATCGCCGCCACGGAACCAGCCTGTCCCTCACCGAGAGTTACCTGCGGGTCGTCCATACCTACCCAGACACCGGCAGCTATCAACGGCGTAAAACCTACGAACCACGCATCGGTGAAATTGTTCGTCGTACCTGTTTTTCCGCCGGCGTCTATGTAAAAATGATGTCTTGTTCGAGAATAAATTCCTGTGCCCTGTTTTATTACCGACTCAAGCAGATTCGTCATCAAATATGCCGTCTCCTCGCTCAATACCTCTTTTCGCTCGGGAATATTCTCCATGATGACGTTACCATATCTATCCACTATTTTTGTTATAAAGACCGGAGAAACCCATACTCCTCTGTTTGCGTAAGTAGCAAATGCCGACACGACCTCCAACATAATGAGTTCGCTCGTCCCAAGCGCAATTGCCTGCACCGGTCTTATGTTAGTTGTAAATCCCATCGATTTGGCGTAATCCCTCACTATACTCGGCGTAACAAATTCCTGAACCAAACGAACGGAAATAAGGTTCAAAGACCTTTGAAGCGCCTGCCTGAGATCGACCAATCCTCCTGTGGAACCGTCGTAATTGTGCGGACGCCATCTTGTTGAATCATCCATGAAGAGTACGACCGGCTGGTTCAATAACATGTCCGAGGGGAGATAGCCGTTGTCGAGCGCAGCTGTCCACACAAACGGTTTGAATACCGACCCGGGTTGACGTTTCGCCTGAGTTGCCCGGTTAAATTTATCGAGATCGAAATCCCGTCCGCCTACCATCGCGAGAATATGACCGGTATCAGGATCCTTCGCAATAAGCGACGTCTGAACTATCAACTGACGCCTTAGCGCCGGCTCCAAAGGTATCTCACCGCGCAGCATTGAATCGACACTCGCAATGGAGTACCGGGACGTATCGATTATTGCCGCTATCTCGTCAGGGTTTTCGATAAGTCGTTTATTTACCACTCCCTGCTGCCCGAGAGCCCAATCGGGAATCAGTGAGTCCGCCTCGGTCCGTATCCCTTCAATATGATTGAATACGGCTTCTTCCGCCGCTGCCTGAATCCGTGTATCGAGCGAAGTGTAAACGGTCAACCCGTCTCTCAAAACGTCAATTCCTAATTCATCGGACATTTTATTCAGCTGCTGCCGCACATATTCGGTGAAGTAGCGAGCATAGCCGTTTACGTTCAGCCTCCTCTGAACCACGAGCGGTTTGGCTCGTGTCAGGACATATTCGCTGCTCGATAATTTTCCGTGCTTGTTCATCAATTTTAATACTAAATTGCGCCGGGAAAGCGCTTTTTGAGGATTGAATATGGGCGAGTAACCGCCGGGGGATTTCGGGAGAGCAGCCAACATCGCTGATTCTTCAAGCGTCAGATTCTGTACTTTTTTATCAAACAATCTTCGAGCCGCCGCCTGAACGCCGTAAGCGCCGTGACCGAGGTATATAGTATTAAGGTACATCTCGAGGATCTCTTCTTTCGTGTACGTACGCTCGATTTGAACAGCGGTGATCATCTCCTTTATCTTCCGCGTAAACCTCTTTTCCATGTTGAGATAAAGTACTCTCGCCAATTGCTGGGTTAACGTGCTTGCGCCCTGTTTTTTCGACAACGTCAGTATGTCCACCGCCACCGCCCGCAGCATATCGCGCGGGCTGATTCCCCAATGATTCCGAAACCTGATATCTTCAGTCGCTATAAATGCGTTCACGGTGTGTTCGGGTATCTCACTAATAGGTATCAATACTCTTCGCTCGGCAAAAAATTCATGAATGAGCACCGAGTCAGCGGAATAAACGCGTGTGACGAGATTCGGATCGAAATTCTCCAACTGCTGAAGCGAGGGTAAATCGGCTGACATCCAATCGTAAAGGAGGAGTCCGAAGACTATGACGGTCAAACTTAATATGAGAGATATTAGAAATTTCCTTCGCTGAGAGTCAGGAATTTTCCTCTTATTAAGTTTTCTGACTTTAACCGCTACCTGTGGTCTTCTACCCTTAGCCATAGCCTTATATTATACCTTTCTGGCAGTGTAAACGCAAGAGCGCTTGAGTCTCGAAAACACTTCTCACCTGAAACTTTCACTGCTAAGTTAAATTTACTCTGCCAGCCTCCTTGCCTTTTTTTGCGAAATCCATATATTATGATTCTAACTATAAGGGCGGAGAGATTGACAAGAGAAGAAACGCTTAGCCTTATGCACGAGTACGTGGAAAACGAAAATCTCCGGAAGCACATGTATTCAGTGGAAGCTGCCATGAGAGCTTACGCCGGGATTTACGGAGAAGACCAGGACCTCTGGGGTCTTACCGGGTTGATTCACGATTTCGATTACGAGAAATACCCTTCAGATCAGGATCATTCGGTGGTGGGAGCAAAAATACTTGAAGAACACGGCGCACCTGACGAAATAGTCCATGCGATACGCTCCCACGTACCCGGAAGCGCCACTCCGAGAGATACTCTGATGGATAAAGCGCTTTTCGCGGTAGATGAGCTATGCGGATTTATAGTAGCAGTCGCCCTCGTTCGTCCGAGTAAAAAGATAGAGGAAGTCAAAATAAAATCGATAAAGAAAAAGCTGAAGCAGTCGGGATTTGCACGCCAGGTAAGCCGTGAACATATCGAACAGGGGATCGAAGAACTCGGGGTTGACAGGGACGAGCATATGCAAACTGTCCTCGATGCGATGAAATCTATCGCTGACAAGCTTGGACTTTAACTGAATCACTTCTCCGCTCATATTGAATCAGACCTCTGCGCGTCTTAACTATAATCCTATTTCTTGACCGATCAGGAAAATATAACTGTTGCCGCTGCCGTAATTAGGGTGGACGGTAAGTATCTCATCACGAAACGGAAGGAAGGAACGCACCTCGCCGGATATTGGGAATTTCCGGGAGGGAAGGTGGAAAAGGGCGAGACCACGAAGGATGCGCTCACAAGAGAGATTCTCGAAGAAGTCGGGTTAGAGATCCAGGTAAACCGGCTGTTACATGAATCATTCCCGGAATATCCTGAAATAGCAGTGCACATGAAATTTTATGCTTGTGATATCTTGTCAGGAGAAGCGACCGCCATCGAATCCGCTGAAATTGCCTGGATCAAGCCCGATGAATTTAAACTTTATGAGTTCCCGCCGGCTGATGAGGGTATAATTGAAATGCTTTCGGAATCCGGTAATTAGTCCGTTACGTTTCCTCCGACAGATCAGCGTATCGTCCGTTAAATGTCCCGATGCCTCTTATAAATATTTCATACAAACTAATTACGGCTGAATTAAGGTCCATCTCTCCATTGTTCAGCAGATATTGAACACCGAGACCATCAAGCGCGGTATGGTAATATTCGGAAACCATATCAACGTCTGTGGGTCTGATTAATCCTTCCTCGATCCCGATGTTGACATATCTTGATATCAGCGCTATAATCTCTTCATGATATTCATTCAAGCTCCTGCTGAACTCGCCGTCTGCACCTCTTCTGATGCACTCAGCCCGGAATTGGGCGAGAAACCTCATTTTCATACTTTCTTCGATATAAATATCCGCATTCGTCTTTGCTATTCTCTTTAGAGAATCCAGCGGCTTCAACCCTTCATCCAAAACTTCCCACTGTTTGGACAATATCAACTCCTTGACATAAGAGAAAACATTCAGAAAGAGTTCTTTTTTACTGCTGAAATATTCATAAACCGTTCCTTTGCCGATGCCGGCAGACTCGGCTATGTCGATTATTTTTGCTTTGGGATATCCATCGCGGGCAAAAACTTTCAATCCCGCTTGAATAATACGGTCATGTTTGGCTTTTTTATTTACCCGCCCGGACACGGAATATTAATCCTTAATTCGTTTCTTCTCTGGAAAAGGTAATTATCCCTTACTGATCTTATTTAAAATATTCGGCGGTGAAGTAGACCATGACAGCGGAAAAAACAAAAAAGGCGCCCGTCACTCTGGGATATTTCATCAGAAGCCTATCGCTAAGCATTTCTTTGCTCGTCCAGGTATTTATCGATTCGAAAAACCTGGTAGACATGAAAAACATAATTCCTACCAGCGTCAATAATATACCGATGGAGTAAAATGGGATTACCAGTACTTCCGTGTGCAACTCATTATAACCGGAAGCTTTATACATGAAGAAGACACCGAAAAGGAGAGATATTACTCCCGACATAAACCGGTGTTCCAAGACCTTCTTCTCCGTAAGTATAACAATATTGCCCGATCTGTTAAGCCAATTTGCCGCCTTAGGGGATACAACCATCACTACTCCGATTACTGAAAGCAATATCGATACAGATATTAACAATATAAACATATCACTTCTCCTTGGTAAAGCAGTGGAAGATGTTTAAACAGGTCATTAACTCTCCGAGTTCTAAAAACGAATCGCCTTTCAGACGCTTACGTAAGATATTTATCGAAGTTCTGAATTACCACTAATTTTTGGTTAAGAAGACCTGATGAATTCAGGGTGAGAGCACGGGATTTTTCTGTACCGCTTTAAGGAAGAGTCGTACTTAAAAATTAACGACTATATCCACCCAGGGAAAACCAATAAATTCCATGTCGATTGTCCTTATAATAGCAAAATCAGCGGCGCCACAATACGTTATATTTCTGTGATATGCCCCTATATTAGCATTATATTTTTAATATATTTGACATTATTACCCATTTTATTATTTATAATAGGCGAATATCTATTTTGAAGCTGATTACCCTAATAATGTGATGTTTTCCTTATAATCATGCCTTGATATGGGTGAATATGCTATAAATTACGCAATTATATACTTGACAAACCCAAATAAATATGTTATATTTAGGTAATTGATAACAGGAGATATGATGAAATCTGGATTAAATGCACCGCAATTTCAGAATGAGAAGAAAGCAAGAGAATATATGGAACAACTTCGTTGGCCAGATGGGTC
The Candidatus Neomarinimicrobiota bacterium genome window above contains:
- a CDS encoding HDIG domain-containing protein, whose translation is MILTIRAERLTREETLSLMHEYVENENLRKHMYSVEAAMRAYAGIYGEDQDLWGLTGLIHDFDYEKYPSDQDHSVVGAKILEEHGAPDEIVHAIRSHVPGSATPRDTLMDKALFAVDELCGFIVAVALVRPSKKIEEVKIKSIKKKLKQSGFARQVSREHIEQGIEELGVDRDEHMQTVLDAMKSIADKLGL
- a CDS encoding TetR/AcrR family transcriptional regulator, which produces MSGRVNKKAKHDRIIQAGLKVFARDGYPKAKIIDIAESAGIGKGTVYEYFSSKKELFLNVFSYVKELILSKQWEVLDEGLKPLDSLKRIAKTNADIYIEESMKMRFLAQFRAECIRRGADGEFSRSLNEYHEEIIALISRYVNIGIEEGLIRPTDVDMVSEYYHTALDGLGVQYLLNNGEMDLNSAVISLYEIFIRGIGTFNGRYADLSEET
- the mutT gene encoding 8-oxo-dGTP diphosphatase MutT, with the translated sequence MTDQENITVAAAVIRVDGKYLITKRKEGTHLAGYWEFPGGKVEKGETTKDALTREILEEVGLEIQVNRLLHESFPEYPEIAVHMKFYACDILSGEATAIESAEIAWIKPDEFKLYEFPPADEGIIEMLSESGN
- a CDS encoding thymidine phosphorylase, yielding MTPYELISRKQEGSELTSEEISFLISGFSDGQIPDYQMAAFLMAVYFRGMTDRETDSLVKSMVGSGEIIDTSEIPGIKVDKHSTGGVGDKVSLVLAPLVAAAGVPIPMISGRGLGHSGGTLDKLESIPGFNVNLSTEAFLQQVSNIGVAIISQSEKIVPADRKMYALRDVTATVRSIPLMAGSIMSKKIAEGINGLVLDVKTGRGAFLNDIEECRLLANTLVSIGEKSGIKTKALLTDMSQPLGKTIGNWLEVKESIECLKGNGPDDLEELTLTLGAHMLILGGLSDSLDEAHSTLESLIQNGAGLNKFIELVEAQGGDTSVITEPEKYPPAEYSGKVTAESSGYVDSIDSYALGIASVSLGAGRIRIEDDLDHKAGIILNVKIGDSVKQGDVLAEVFSGSNEKLSSQLSRIKESISVSEAEPLIPELIIEVI
- a CDS encoding PBP1A family penicillin-binding protein: MAKGRRPQVAVKVRKLNKRKIPDSQRRKFLISLILSLTVIVFGLLLYDWMSADLPSLQQLENFDPNLVTRVYSADSVLIHEFFAERRVLIPISEIPEHTVNAFIATEDIRFRNHWGISPRDMLRAVAVDILTLSKKQGASTLTQQLARVLYLNMEKRFTRKIKEMITAVQIERTYTKEEILEMYLNTIYLGHGAYGVQAAARRLFDKKVQNLTLEESAMLAALPKSPGGYSPIFNPQKALSRRNLVLKLMNKHGKLSSSEYVLTRAKPLVVQRRLNVNGYARYFTEYVRQQLNKMSDELGIDVLRDGLTVYTSLDTRIQAAAEEAVFNHIEGIRTEADSLIPDWALGQQGVVNKRLIENPDEIAAIIDTSRYSIASVDSMLRGEIPLEPALRRQLIVQTSLIAKDPDTGHILAMVGGRDFDLDKFNRATQAKRQPGSVFKPFVWTAALDNGYLPSDMLLNQPVVLFMDDSTRWRPHNYDGSTGGLVDLRQALQRSLNLISVRLVQEFVTPSIVRDYAKSMGFTTNIRPVQAIALGTSELIMLEVVSAFATYANRGVWVSPVFITKIVDRYGNVIMENIPERKEVLSEETAYLMTNLLESVIKQGTGIYSRTRHHFYIDAGGKTGTTNNFTDAWFVGFTPLIAAGVWVGMDDPQVTLGEGQAGSVAAMPIWANFMKAVYDTLKWPDVPFERPEKIVELEICSVTKKNPTQYCPITTEIYNKKYVPQGLCPIHTGIISNQKGKVDF